The nucleotide sequence GCAGAGGTCGACGAAGCTGCTATCCGGGGAGACCCCAACCTGGTTCCAGAACAGCGGTTCGAGATTGGCGTCCGTGATGATGATGGGGATGGGGTTGTTGGGCATGAACTCGAAAAGGATGTAGGAACTGATCGCCTCCTCGTAATTGGGCTGCTGGGCGGATTCAAAGTGCTTGGAGCTCAATTCGCCGAGGGTTTGGGCGTATTTTTCGGACTGACGCAGATAGGCATCCGTGTAGGCAATGTATTTGGCAAAGATGCGGGGCACGTGTTCCTGCTCGCGTTTGGCGTTTTGGATCAGGATCTGGGTGTAGACGGCAAAGGCGGCAAAGATCAGCACACTGCTGAAGATCAGGTAGAGGCGCAGGGATTTGAAATAGTCAGTCTTTTTTCGCGAGATCCCAGACGGCGTCAAGTTCTTCGAGGCTTGCTTCATGGATGTCGGCTCCGTTTTTGCGGTAGTGTTCTTCGATGTAGTTGAATCTTTTATGGAATTTGCGGGCTGTTTCCTTGAGCGCGCTTTCCGCGTCGATATGGAGTTTGCGGGCCAGGTTGACAATAGTGAATAGCAGGTCTCCCAGTTCCTCGCGGATCTGCAGAATGTCCTCGGAGTCAAGGGCTTCGCGCAATTCAGCCTCTTCTTCGTTCAGCTTGGCCAGGATGGGTGTGATGTTGGGCCAATCAAAACCTACCGAGGCGGCCTTTTCCTGGGTCCGCTGAGCGTAGATCAGGGCCGGCAGGGAGCGCGGAATACCCTCCAAAACGCTTTGGCGCTTGGTCTTTTCCTGTTTCTTGAGGCGTTCCCAGTTCAGCTTCACCGCGTCAGCGTCCGCAACATCCAGATCTCCAAAGACATGCGGATGCCGGCGGACGAGTTTCTGGGCAATGCCGCGGAGGACGTCGGCGATGTCGAAACGGCCTTCCTCAGAGGCGATCTGGGCTTGGAAGACCACATGCAGCATGAGGTCCCCCAGTTCCTCCATCAAAGCAGCGCCATCCCCGTCCTCGATCGCTTCCACGGCTTCGTGCAGCTCTTCGATGAAGTTCGGCACCAGGCTTTGGGAGGTTTGTTTCACATCCCAAGGGCAGCCGGAAACGGGATCGCGCAGTTGCGCTATTATATCCACGAGTTTTTGAAACTCTGTCATTGTTCCTCAATTTGTGGTTCATTTTTGGAGAGGGCGTAGGCAAAGCCCAAAGTACTCCAGAAAACCAGGCTGACGTGGTATTGCTGGATGAAGATGTCCGTGAGGCAGGCCACGAGCAGGGCGGCCAGGCCGATCAGGACAACGCGGTGGAAATTGTCCTCAGAGCGCTTTACCAGCCTGAGATAATAGCGCCTCAGCACCGCGGCGATCAAATAGAAATACGCCAGGAAGCCAAAGACGCCGATTTCCAGCCAGATCTTGAGGAAGATATTGTGGGAATGCTCGGCG is from Candidatus Syntrophosphaera sp. and encodes:
- the mazG gene encoding nucleoside triphosphate pyrophosphohydrolase; its protein translation is MTEFQKLVDIIAQLRDPVSGCPWDVKQTSQSLVPNFIEELHEAVEAIEDGDGAALMEELGDLMLHVVFQAQIASEEGRFDIADVLRGIAQKLVRRHPHVFGDLDVADADAVKLNWERLKKQEKTKRQSVLEGIPRSLPALIYAQRTQEKAASVGFDWPNITPILAKLNEEEAELREALDSEDILQIREELGDLLFTIVNLARKLHIDAESALKETARKFHKRFNYIEEHYRKNGADIHEASLEELDAVWDLAKKD